The following are from one region of the Mesorhizobium sp. B4-1-4 genome:
- a CDS encoding ABC transporter ATP-binding protein — MTRLELRDVRKNFGALEVLSGISMTVDDGEFVSILGPSGAGKSTLLQLLTGAIAGEGEMRFDGAPLDDHGRHFAFMPQRDALMPWRRVIDNAALGLEVQGMRRRAARERVAPLFAEFGLAGFERAWPAELSGGMRQRAALLRTVVQQRDMLLLDEPFGALDALTRTAMQRWLEKMWASHRWTALLITHDVREAVLLSDRIYVLSERPARVVAEVAVPLPRPRTESAALAREAAAIEASILDTLLGAGRTEFPIV, encoded by the coding sequence ATGACCCGGCTGGAACTCCGCGACGTGCGCAAGAACTTCGGCGCGCTCGAGGTGCTCTCCGGCATCTCGATGACCGTGGACGATGGCGAGTTCGTCTCTATCCTCGGGCCGTCCGGCGCCGGCAAGTCGACGCTCCTCCAGTTGCTGACCGGTGCGATTGCGGGCGAGGGCGAGATGCGCTTCGACGGCGCGCCGCTGGACGATCACGGCCGCCATTTCGCTTTCATGCCGCAGCGCGACGCGCTGATGCCATGGCGGCGCGTCATCGACAACGCCGCGCTTGGACTGGAGGTGCAGGGCATGAGGCGCCGGGCCGCGCGCGAGCGGGTCGCGCCCCTGTTCGCCGAGTTCGGCCTTGCCGGCTTCGAGCGCGCCTGGCCGGCCGAACTGTCCGGCGGCATGCGCCAGCGCGCCGCCTTGCTGCGCACCGTGGTGCAGCAGCGCGACATGCTTCTGCTCGACGAGCCTTTCGGCGCGCTCGACGCGCTCACCCGCACGGCCATGCAGCGCTGGCTGGAGAAGATGTGGGCGAGCCATCGCTGGACGGCGCTGCTCATCACCCATGACGTGCGCGAGGCGGTGCTTCTGTCCGACCGCATCTATGTGCTGTCGGAGCGGCCTGCGCGTGTCGTTGCCGAAGTGGCCGTGCCGCTACCGCGCCCGCGCACCGAAAGTGCAGCGCTCGCCCGCGAGGCGGCGGCAATCGAGGCCAGCATCCTCGACACGCTGCTGGGGGCAGGCCGAACCGAATTCCCGATCGTTTGA
- a CDS encoding ABC transporter substrate-binding protein, with protein sequence MTELNRRQALLLALAAGLPLASLAGAARARAEAQKITVALDWTVNTNHIGLFVARDKDFYRDAGLDVEILPYGDTGSGTLVANRVADFGISGALGLFTQKSAGADLKAVYAVVQSETGRVVFNADRAAIKSPKDLDGLTYGGFGSAWENALISTIIRHDGGKGDFKTVTLGTSTYDALASSAVDFTLEVSTWEGVEAGLKGLKQRSFRYADYGVPDEHTTFIASSNAFLSANPKAAAAFVQATRRGYEFAVDQPQEAGDLLITANKDTLTNPALIQASLKALNDGHFLKSAAGAIGTIDKAKVEAMGGYLFSSGILLDGNGKALKQKPDFEGYFTNEFVGA encoded by the coding sequence ATGACTGAACTCAACCGCCGCCAGGCGCTGCTCCTGGCTTTGGCCGCCGGCCTGCCGCTGGCTTCGCTCGCCGGGGCCGCACGCGCCAGGGCGGAAGCGCAAAAAATCACCGTCGCGCTCGACTGGACTGTCAACACCAACCACATCGGTCTGTTCGTCGCTCGCGACAAGGATTTCTACCGCGATGCCGGGCTCGATGTCGAAATCCTGCCCTATGGCGATACCGGCTCGGGCACGCTGGTCGCCAACCGCGTCGCTGATTTCGGCATTTCCGGCGCGCTCGGCCTGTTCACGCAGAAGAGCGCGGGCGCGGATCTCAAGGCGGTCTATGCCGTCGTCCAGTCGGAGACCGGCCGCGTCGTCTTCAACGCCGACCGCGCCGCTATCAAGAGCCCGAAGGATCTTGACGGCCTGACCTATGGCGGTTTCGGCAGCGCCTGGGAGAACGCGCTGATCTCGACCATCATCCGCCACGACGGCGGCAAGGGCGATTTCAAGACAGTGACGCTCGGTACCTCGACTTATGATGCGCTGGCGAGCAGCGCCGTGGATTTCACGCTGGAAGTCTCGACCTGGGAAGGCGTGGAGGCCGGGCTCAAGGGCCTGAAGCAGCGCAGCTTCCGCTACGCCGACTACGGCGTGCCGGACGAGCACACCACCTTCATCGCTTCCAGCAATGCGTTCCTGTCGGCTAATCCAAAGGCGGCCGCCGCCTTCGTGCAGGCGACACGGCGCGGCTACGAGTTCGCCGTCGACCAGCCGCAAGAGGCCGGCGACCTCTTGATTACCGCGAACAAGGATACGCTCACCAATCCGGCTTTGATCCAAGCCTCGCTGAAGGCGCTGAACGACGGTCATTTCCTGAAGAGTGCCGCCGGCGCTATCGGCACCATCGACAAGGCCAAGGTCGAGGCGATGGGCGGGTATTTGTTCTCGTCGGGAATACTGCTCGATGGCAATGGCAAGGCGCTGAAGCAAAAGCCGGATTTCGAGGGGTATTTCACCAACGAGTTTGTAGGCGCCTGA
- a CDS encoding methyltransferase family protein → MSEARKREILTDLREGFFRACALACAGLFVYRGVYQLLEDPTRLNVALVAISEILTFTWLLLSRRPVTRDWNPLAVIVSVTASFGVALISLKPGMALVPVYIAAPLQVIALLFVIWGKISLGRSFAILPANRGVMTGGAYRLVRHPIYAGYLAGHVLYLLSAFSFHNLAVYAVITYMQLYRILREEALLAAEPEYRAYMERVRYRLFQRIF, encoded by the coding sequence TTGTCCGAAGCGCGCAAGCGCGAGATCCTGACCGACCTGCGCGAAGGCTTCTTTCGCGCCTGCGCCCTGGCCTGCGCGGGACTGTTCGTCTATCGCGGCGTCTATCAACTGCTGGAGGATCCGACCCGGCTCAACGTCGCGCTGGTTGCGATTTCCGAGATACTCACCTTCACCTGGCTGCTTTTGTCGCGGCGTCCGGTGACGCGTGACTGGAATCCGCTTGCGGTCATCGTCTCCGTGACCGCAAGTTTTGGAGTAGCGTTGATCAGCCTCAAACCTGGCATGGCGCTTGTTCCAGTCTACATCGCCGCACCGCTGCAGGTGATCGCGTTGTTGTTTGTCATCTGGGGCAAGATATCGCTGGGCCGCTCCTTTGCCATCCTGCCTGCCAATCGCGGCGTGATGACGGGCGGCGCCTACCGGCTTGTGCGGCACCCGATTTACGCCGGCTATCTTGCCGGACACGTGCTCTACCTGCTGTCGGCCTTTTCCTTCCACAATCTCGCGGTCTATGCGGTCATCACCTACATGCAGTTGTATCGGATACTACGCGAGGAGGCCCTGCTGGCCGCCGAGCCGGAGTATCGCGCCTATATGGAACGTGTGCGCTACAGGCTGTTCCAACGGATATTCTGA
- a CDS encoding ABC transporter permease, whose protein sequence is MSCRTSPPQGGRSAVTAAFARAAPAALAFALLLAAWELYARFGGIAPTVLPAPSRVLAQAWENRAALADNTLPTIRATLAGFACSLAAAFVLSTVVDFLPRLRRALFPILIASQTLPLVAIAPLVVLWFGFGLLPKILLVALVTFFPMMVALVEGYASTSKEIAQMLAAMGARRWRIFWLARLPSALPYFFAGLRISITYAVVGAIFAEYAGAAKGLGIYMLSAKNNFRPDLVLAAVAVSSALTLALFGLAVLIQRLAMPWERAGCDAKPEPTEEDRP, encoded by the coding sequence TTGTCCTGCCGGACATCTCCCCCACAAGGGGGGAGATCGGCTGTCACCGCCGCTTTCGCCAGAGCAGCCCCCGCGGCCCTCGCTTTCGCCCTGCTGCTTGCCGCCTGGGAGCTCTACGCCCGCTTCGGCGGCATCGCGCCCACCGTGCTGCCGGCGCCGTCGCGCGTGCTGGCGCAGGCGTGGGAGAACCGCGCAGCGCTGGCCGACAACACGCTGCCCACCATTCGCGCCACGCTGGCCGGCTTTGCCTGCTCGCTCGCCGCCGCTTTCGTGCTTTCAACGGTGGTCGATTTCCTGCCGAGGCTGCGGCGTGCGCTGTTCCCGATCCTGATCGCCAGCCAGACCTTGCCGCTGGTGGCGATCGCGCCCTTGGTGGTGCTGTGGTTCGGCTTCGGGCTGCTGCCAAAGATCCTGCTCGTCGCGCTGGTCACCTTCTTCCCGATGATGGTGGCACTGGTCGAAGGCTATGCGTCGACCAGCAAAGAGATTGCCCAGATGCTCGCCGCCATGGGGGCGAGGCGCTGGCGCATTTTCTGGCTGGCTCGCCTGCCTTCGGCGCTGCCCTATTTCTTTGCCGGCCTGCGCATTTCCATCACCTATGCCGTGGTCGGCGCGATCTTCGCCGAATATGCCGGCGCGGCGAAGGGGCTGGGCATCTACATGCTCAGCGCCAAGAACAATTTTCGGCCCGACCTGGTGCTCGCCGCGGTCGCCGTCAGCTCGGCGCTGACGCTTGCCTTGTTCGGACTGGCGGTGCTTATCCAGCGCCTTGCCATGCCGTGGGAAAGGGCTGGGTGCGATGCAAAGCCGGAGCCGACCGAGGAGGACCGGCCATGA